One Cupriavidus necator N-1 DNA window includes the following coding sequences:
- a CDS encoding ABC transporter ATP-binding protein — protein MTAAILTTRGLGLDYGSFTAVGKVDLDLKANTLHSLIGPNGAGKTSFFNIVSGRLPATRGTIEFEGKNITHSPAHGRVKLGMARSFQVTSLFPESTVLDNLRLAAMGYEAGRSLHFWSTWNKEASKHEIADKVLVELNLARYATMPVGALSHGTQRLVEIGMCLVAKPKLLLLDEPMAGLGLADVPRVSELLLQLKASYTILLVEHNMHVVMGISDRITVMFQGNVIAEGSPDEIRQDANVKRVYLGSSV, from the coding sequence ATGACAGCCGCCATCCTGACCACGCGAGGCCTGGGCCTCGACTACGGCAGCTTCACCGCCGTGGGCAAGGTCGACCTTGACCTGAAAGCAAATACGCTCCACTCATTGATCGGCCCAAACGGCGCGGGAAAGACATCTTTCTTCAACATCGTGAGCGGACGATTGCCTGCCACGCGCGGGACAATCGAGTTCGAGGGCAAGAACATTACGCACTCTCCCGCCCATGGGCGGGTGAAGCTTGGCATGGCGCGTAGCTTCCAAGTGACGAGCCTGTTCCCCGAAAGCACGGTTTTGGACAATCTGCGCCTTGCCGCAATGGGATACGAGGCTGGCCGGTCTCTCCATTTCTGGAGCACATGGAACAAGGAAGCCAGCAAACACGAGATTGCCGACAAGGTGCTCGTCGAGCTGAATCTCGCTCGCTACGCCACCATGCCGGTGGGCGCCCTCTCACACGGCACACAGCGGCTGGTGGAGATTGGAATGTGCCTCGTGGCCAAGCCTAAGCTCCTACTTCTTGATGAGCCGATGGCAGGGCTCGGGCTTGCGGATGTCCCCCGTGTCTCCGAGCTGCTGCTGCAGTTGAAGGCTAGCTACACCATTCTCCTGGTCGAGCACAACATGCACGTCGTCATGGGCATCAGCGACCGCATTACGGTCATGTTCCAGGGAAACGTCATCGCGGAAGGCTCCCCTGATGAAATCCGACAGGACGCCAACGTGAAGCGTGTTTATCTCGGGAGTTCGGTATGA
- a CDS encoding ABC transporter ATP-binding protein, producing MTQPLLALRGVQASYGKSIALEDVSLHVGRGEVVSLMGRNGMGKTSTLNTIVGVLQKTAGSVHLDGVDISDLESDEISRLGVSLVPADRGIFTLLSVEENLKIARRKHSPWTLESAYASFPRLKERRKNLGGALSGGEQQMLSIARALMQGPKVLLLDEPTEGLAPVIVDELVELIASVGRSGVSIVLVEQTFAVCRALASRHYILEEGHVVFEGPTAALDDDPTILERFLGLDVGVHA from the coding sequence ATGACTCAGCCACTACTCGCACTCCGCGGCGTTCAAGCCTCATATGGCAAAAGCATCGCGTTGGAGGATGTCTCACTGCATGTCGGTCGCGGAGAGGTTGTCAGCCTTATGGGCCGAAACGGCATGGGAAAGACCTCCACGCTGAATACCATCGTCGGCGTGCTGCAGAAGACCGCGGGCTCGGTCCATCTCGACGGTGTCGACATCAGCGATCTTGAGTCGGATGAAATCTCGCGCCTTGGTGTCTCGCTCGTGCCGGCGGACAGAGGCATCTTCACGTTGCTGTCGGTTGAGGAGAATCTGAAGATCGCCAGGCGCAAGCACTCCCCATGGACTTTGGAGAGCGCATATGCGAGCTTCCCTCGGCTCAAGGAGCGGCGGAAGAACCTCGGCGGCGCGCTGTCCGGCGGCGAGCAGCAGATGCTGTCGATCGCGCGAGCGCTGATGCAGGGCCCGAAGGTCTTGCTTCTGGACGAGCCGACCGAGGGGCTGGCGCCGGTCATCGTGGACGAGCTGGTCGAGTTGATTGCAAGTGTTGGTCGCTCCGGCGTATCAATCGTGCTGGTGGAACAAACCTTCGCCGTTTGCCGGGCGCTGGCGTCGCGACACTACATCTTGGAGGAGGGCCACGTGGTGTTCGAAGGGCCAACGGCGGCGTTGGACGACGATCCCACCATACTGGAGCGCTTCCTCGGGCTGGACGTCGGAGTTCACGCGTAA
- the acnA gene encoding aconitate hydratase AcnA, producing MRLSRNSFRCRTALPGMPGYFCMSIVEAEKNGAGALTRLPYSLRVLAEHLLRQEDGYVVRKEDIEALGEWTLSGSSTKSVGFMPGRVLMQDAAGLPVLADLAALDEELRAQRGTGITLKLPADLIVDHAVEVDASGTHSALSTNLQLEFERHGKRYEFLKWAAQRFTNLRIAPPGIGICHQLNLEVLADLVSMNTTDDAELLGFDSVLGTDSHTTMVNGLSIFGWGVGGIDATAALLGEPTVMRIPDVIGVRLYGSLRPGVQASDLALTLTSTLREHDLVQRVVEFCGPALGTLSVPDRATVANMAPEYGATMAYFPPDAQTLAYLRWTGRPQEHLARVESFLRAQGTYRVASDPEPCFTAVIDFDLSSVEPTVAGPSLPQQRRTLTEVPATIEHAGMGEGLTHGAIVLAAITSCTNTSNPEALVTAGLLARNAVARGMHVPRWVKTSFAPGSRVASELLCAAGLQQPLDTLGFHVVGHGCATCMGNSGPLLPGVEAYVKNEKLSVAAVLSGNRNFEGRIHPAVRSAYLASPALVVAYALAGNLAVDLSSVPLGSSPNGQPIRLADIWPDPQEVRAALEGVRLESHFAANRRAWQLGTAEWDALPSPVGDKYPWEARAGYIRHPPFLETTVRRPLLTSDIVGARPLLILGDAVTTDHISPVSRISADSAAGRWLQQHDVPATKHGTFSARRLNHEVMLRGGFANPRIRNRLLSEIEGGFTRILPYGDVLPIHEAAAVYADREVPTIVIAGERYGGGSARDWAAKVTRLLGVRAVIARSFERIHRANLVAFGVLPLETQEDLASLLTGGETLDMVGLPEALRLGGELELTIRALDGTDVKRLKLVCRIDTSVEAEWLRSGGLLGGVLNKLLIETDTRRPS from the coding sequence ATGCGCTTATCTCGCAACAGCTTCAGATGTCGGACAGCGCTTCCGGGCATGCCGGGCTACTTCTGCATGTCCATCGTGGAGGCGGAGAAGAACGGCGCGGGCGCGCTTACAAGGCTGCCTTACAGCTTGCGGGTGCTGGCCGAACATCTGCTTCGCCAGGAAGACGGCTATGTTGTGCGCAAGGAAGATATCGAGGCGCTCGGGGAGTGGACCCTCTCCGGGTCGAGCACCAAGAGCGTGGGCTTCATGCCCGGCCGTGTCCTGATGCAGGACGCGGCCGGTCTTCCAGTTCTCGCCGACCTGGCTGCGCTCGATGAGGAACTGCGAGCGCAGCGCGGCACCGGCATCACATTGAAGCTTCCAGCCGATCTGATCGTCGACCACGCCGTGGAGGTGGATGCATCCGGCACGCATTCCGCCCTTTCCACGAACCTTCAGCTTGAGTTCGAGCGGCACGGCAAACGATATGAATTTCTCAAATGGGCCGCCCAGCGGTTCACCAACCTTCGCATCGCGCCTCCTGGCATCGGCATCTGTCATCAGCTCAACCTCGAAGTGCTTGCCGACCTCGTCAGCATGAACACGACAGATGACGCCGAACTCTTAGGATTCGATTCGGTACTCGGCACGGACAGCCACACCACCATGGTCAACGGCCTTTCGATCTTCGGCTGGGGCGTTGGCGGTATCGATGCGACAGCAGCCTTGCTCGGTGAGCCCACCGTCATGCGCATTCCAGATGTCATTGGGGTGCGTCTGTACGGCAGCCTTAGGCCAGGTGTCCAAGCAAGTGATTTGGCCCTCACGCTAACCTCCACACTGCGGGAACACGATCTTGTGCAACGGGTGGTGGAATTCTGTGGGCCTGCGCTCGGCACACTGTCTGTGCCCGATCGAGCTACCGTCGCCAACATGGCGCCCGAGTATGGCGCGACCATGGCCTACTTCCCGCCTGACGCGCAAACCCTAGCCTACCTTCGCTGGACCGGCAGGCCTCAGGAACACTTGGCGCGAGTGGAAAGCTTCCTTCGAGCTCAGGGCACGTACCGAGTGGCCTCAGATCCCGAGCCATGCTTCACCGCGGTCATCGACTTCGATCTCAGCTCGGTTGAACCAACGGTCGCTGGCCCTTCTCTGCCTCAACAGCGCCGCACCCTGACCGAGGTGCCGGCCACGATCGAGCACGCGGGGATGGGGGAAGGGCTCACGCATGGCGCCATTGTGCTTGCGGCCATTACCTCGTGCACGAATACGTCCAATCCCGAGGCCCTCGTCACGGCGGGACTCTTGGCAAGGAACGCGGTCGCGCGGGGCATGCATGTGCCCAGATGGGTCAAGACCTCCTTTGCCCCGGGCTCCCGCGTCGCGTCCGAACTCCTCTGCGCTGCCGGACTGCAGCAACCTCTCGACACGCTGGGTTTTCACGTTGTCGGTCACGGCTGTGCCACCTGCATGGGAAACTCTGGGCCTCTGCTTCCCGGCGTGGAAGCCTACGTGAAGAACGAGAAGCTGTCGGTTGCCGCCGTTCTTTCCGGCAATCGCAACTTCGAGGGAAGAATCCATCCGGCTGTCCGGTCCGCCTATCTGGCATCGCCGGCGCTCGTGGTCGCCTATGCGTTGGCCGGCAATCTCGCCGTCGATCTGTCATCTGTCCCGCTGGGCTCATCGCCCAATGGCCAGCCCATCCGACTGGCCGATATCTGGCCTGACCCTCAGGAAGTGCGAGCAGCATTGGAGGGGGTCCGGCTCGAATCGCACTTCGCTGCGAATCGGCGAGCTTGGCAATTGGGAACGGCGGAATGGGACGCGCTCCCCAGCCCGGTTGGGGACAAATACCCGTGGGAAGCTCGCGCGGGGTACATCCGCCACCCGCCGTTCCTCGAAACAACTGTCAGACGGCCATTGCTCACATCAGACATCGTGGGAGCCCGGCCGCTACTCATTCTTGGCGATGCGGTGACCACGGATCATATTTCCCCGGTTTCACGGATCTCAGCCGATTCAGCTGCCGGTAGATGGCTCCAGCAACATGACGTTCCAGCGACCAAACACGGAACATTCAGCGCCAGGCGGCTAAACCATGAAGTCATGTTGCGAGGGGGCTTTGCCAACCCACGCATCCGTAACCGCCTGCTTTCCGAGATCGAAGGGGGCTTCACACGAATTCTCCCCTATGGGGACGTCTTGCCGATTCATGAGGCTGCGGCGGTCTACGCCGATCGCGAGGTTCCGACGATCGTGATAGCGGGCGAGCGCTACGGAGGCGGATCCGCTCGCGACTGGGCCGCGAAGGTGACGCGCCTGCTTGGCGTTCGTGCGGTGATTGCAAGGAGCTTCGAGCGCATCCACCGCGCCAACCTTGTAGCGTTCGGAGTACTGCCCCTAGAGACGCAAGAGGACCTAGCTAGCTTGCTTACAGGAGGCGAGACACTGGATATGGTCGGCCTGCCCGAGGCGCTACGCCTGGGAGGAGAACTCGAGCTCACGATTCGTGCCCTAGATGGCACTGATGTGAAGCGCCTCAAGCTTGTTTGCCGGATCGATACTTCCGTGGAAGCGGAATGGTTGAGATCGGGTGGACTGCTTGGAGGCGTTCTCAACAAACTTCTCATTGAAACTGATACTCGTCGGCCGTCATGA